The region GGAaacccctttttgttttttttaaacagctaatataaaaacacagcacCAAATTGATTACGTTTACTGACCCCTGGCTCATTTCTTGTTTCATTCCCACAGGCTGGCAGTCAAACAAACGAATTGGGTTTCACTAATGCCAACGCAAACAACGCCATTcactaaatgaaaaatgtaaaaaaaaaaaaaaaaaaaaaaaaaaaaatgaaactcttAATTATATTCATCGTCACTGGGGTTGCAAAACGGTTCGCTTTACCAATGCAAAACGAATTCAACGACATTTTATGAGCAAAATACAACATTATCATGTTTGTATGCACTTTACTGTTCTCTAGTCTGAAATCATTAACATGGGGCTCCGTGGACTTTGTTCAGCCGGTGACCGCATGCATTATGTTTGCTTTCAACTCCTTctttacatattaaatatgagTTTGCTTTTTGGTGCACGTGTTTAGTTTTactactgctttttttttaaactactcaaTACATTTACTCCACCGGTGTTTGCTATTATACATAGTACtagaaaaaaaagctatttcatTATTCCACACACCCAGTTTGTAAATGGGGAGAATCATGTTTTCAGTTTTCCAAAACGATATGCCTAAAGTTAATCATATCCTCAATTCTTAAAGCAACATATTTATAAAATTGAAAAGTGTACACTTTTACGCAATACAGTATGGATTATGTTCTTGGTGTCTTGtttactgtaaattacattttattatttcaaaatcttCTTATTTTAAATAGCAACAGATAGCATGTCAACAGAATATTTCTATTAGAATGCACATATGAAAAGCCTGATTTTTAGCTACTATACGACCAAATGCAATACATGAATCTGAATATTATTTTCATAATTTATTAGAAGCTTCGTATGACTATATTCAAGCCAAATCTCTACATAAGTTACAAGAGGAGGAAAAATACGCGGTCAGATAACAAATAAACTTAACTGTGCTACAGGCAGTCTTCAAATGTCCATAAAATTTTTTTACAACATAATATACAGCTTGCTAAAAACTATGTATCCAATGCAAACCTTTTACAGAAATATACAGCTACGTTTTACATTAAAATCTACTAAAAAGTTAAACCAACTTAATTTACCctacaaatgtatttgtatgcCCACACATCTTCCTTTGCATTAACCCTGTTACGACTTGTTCTTCCAGTTTCCTCGGTATCGGGTATTTACATGTCAACTTTTACAGATACATGTCTCTTGTATAAGAGTTTATTTTGAACCAGGGATTTTATTCAAattcactgtaaaataaatcctTCCAAACTCCACTTACAGATTGAACATTCGTCACTTTTGGTCCACGAAGAGTCGCCTGCAAACCCAACCCAAAGTAAACCATTTACTTAGAAAATGTAGAAATGACTCTGTCCGTTATCATACACACGTCTTAGTTATATTACATTGTCACCAGGTCCTACCATATAATAAAGCAGAGCACTGCATGGCGGTGCCATAATCAGAACCAGAAGAGTTTAGGTGAGACAAACTGGAGACCTGGCTGTGAAGGGAGGGAGGGCTAGACGAATGGCCTAAATCTGGTGAATGGCATGCGCTACCAGTCTGCTGATGTTGCCCAATTCCTGAATTATTCGTGGCGCTAGTTGtttgctggtggtggtggttctGGGCGCCTGTTGTTGGAGTATGTGTGCCTCCTTGGCATGGCTTGCCATCCTTCACTAAAACGGGTACGGCCACTCTTCTTGGagactgctgctgttgttggcaAGAGCTGGCCTCCTGTTGCATTTGCTGTTGGGTCACCTTGTCTTTGGCTTGGCGTTTCATCTTGTACCGATGGTTCTGGAACCAAATTTTGACCTGAGTTGGAGTGAGGTGGATCATGCTGGCCAAATGTTCTCTTTCCGGTGCCGAGAGGTATTTCTGTTGCTTGAATCGTCTTTCAAGCTCATAAACTTGGGCTTGAGAGAAAAGCACCCTGCGCTTTCTCCTTGGAGTGCTCTGCAGAGGTCCCATGCCCTTGCCAACGTCTGCCAAAGAGCCCAGGCTTCCCATACCGCTCATGTTCATTCCAGAGGATGGGCCCATGAAGCGGGAAACTGCAGAgtgaaaacactttttaaaaaaaaaaaaaaaaaaagcaaatacatacatacatacataaataaacagataaataaataaacagtcatTTCATTCACAATTTCAAACACGAAATTGTGAAAGTAAATAAAGTAATATTTCTGTCTTTGTCAATCTTAACAAATAATAATGCCTggtgaaaaaaaatatggaaCTACTTGCGTCATCAGGCGACAcgcatgtaaaataataataataaaaaatgaataaaaaggaaAGAgtcagattgatttaaaatatagaaaatactATTTTTGACGTAAAATACTAACATCCGCCGCTGTAAATATGACAAATAAAACGAATAATATTTCATTTACGCCTACGGCAATAGGCCTGTCTGTAAGTTTagtatttataatttaatgtGCAAAGCTTAGTTCAGTTCTGATGAACATGTAAATTTATTCGACACCCAACATATTATAGTTAAATACTATTATTAActcttttaaaatgagaaaaatgaTCGCCGTATCAGGTTCGTTGTAAATATCATTGCTTTCTAAAATAACCTCACGCTTCCCTTGTTGTAGCTTTAATTTGCTGTGAATGAACTGTTTTGTGTCTACTTTGCATTTGTACAAAATCGAatattttgctgaaaaaaaacattttgcttttcaaTTGTAATAATTCATTATTGTACGTTATAGTTATTGCtgtactatatatacatacatacatacaaatacgaatatatatatatatatataatatatatagatatatatatatatatatatatataatat is a window of Polyodon spathula isolate WHYD16114869_AA chromosome 12, ASM1765450v1, whole genome shotgun sequence DNA encoding:
- the nkx2.1 gene encoding homeobox protein Nkx-2.1 is translated as MSMSPKHTTPFSVSDILSPLEESYKKVSMEGNNLGAPLSVYRQSHVSQASMQQQHHMGHNGTVPATYHMAAAGVPQLSHSSMGGYCNGNLGTLGNMSELPPYQETMRNSASATGWYGANPDPRFSSISRFMGPSSGMNMSGMGSLGSLADVGKGMGPLQSTPRRKRRVLFSQAQVYELERRFKQQKYLSAPEREHLASMIHLTPTQVKIWFQNHRYKMKRQAKDKVTQQQMQQEASSCQQQQQSPRRVAVPVLVKDGKPCQGGTHTPTTGAQNHHHQQTTSATNNSGIGQHQQTGSACHSPDLGHSSSPPSLHSQVSSLSHLNSSGSDYGTAMQCSALLYGRTW